GTCGCCGGCGCCGGTGCCGGCCGCCTGCCCGCGCCGTCCGCAGGGTTGGTGGCCCGCACTACATTGTGCGGGTGAGCACCCTGTGGCGTGGCGAGAAGATCTGGACCGGAACCGAATTCGTCACCGGCGTGTTGCTCGAGGCCGGACGCGTGGTCGCGAGCGGCGACGCCGAATCCCTTGCCGCACAGACCGTTTCGCAGATCGAGACATTGCCGGGTGCGCTCGTGGTGCCGGGTCTGCACGACGCCCACATCCATGCCGCGTCGCTGGCGCGGGTGCGCACCGAGGTCGACGTGCGTGGCTGTGCCGACGAGTTCGAAGCGGCCGAGCGGGTGGCGCGCTTTCTCGCGGCGAATCCGGGCACCGGTCTGGTGTGGGGCGGCGCGTGGGACGCGAACCAGTGGGGTGGTCGGCAGCCCCACCGGCGCACCCTCGACGTCGTGACGGGGCCGCGTCCGGTGGTGTTGGCGAGCGCCGACTACCACTCGCTGTGGGCGAACTCGGCCGCGCTGCGGCTCGTGGGTTACGGCCCGGAGACCACCGACCCGGCCGGCGGACGCCTCGAGCGCGACGCCGACGGTGAGCTCACCGGGGTGCTGCGGGAGACGGCCTGCACCGCCTTCGACGACCTGCCGATCGACGACGCCGACGCCCTGCCCGGCCTGATCGCGCAGACGATCGACGACCTGCTCGCGGTGGGGCTGACCGGCATCACCGAGATCGATCACGAGGACGCCCATGTGGCGCTGCGCGCGCTGCATGAGCAAGGTGCCCTGAAGATGCGGGTCAGCAAGGCGATCCGGCACGAAGACCTCCCGCTGGCGATGCAGCAGGGGCGCCGCACCGGCGAAGGCGACGACTGGATTCGAGTCGGGCCGCTGAAACTGTTCGCCGACGGCGCGCTCGGTTCGCACACCTGCCACATGACAGAGGCGTTCGCCGGTGAGGACGGGCACGACGGTGGACATGGCGTGCCGACGCTCACCCAGGAGCAGCTGAAGGTCTACACCGAGCTCGCGGTGCGAGCCGGCATCGCGGTGGCGACCCACGCGATCGGTGACCGTGCGGCGACCGAGGTGCTCGACGCGTACGAGCACGTGCTCGGGGCGACCGGCTCAGACCTTCGGCTGCGCATCGAACACGCCCAGCACCTGCGCCGGGCCGATCTGGCCCGAATGGCGCGGCTGGGTGTGGTCGCCTCGATGCAGCCGGTGCACTGCACCACCGACTTCCAGCTCGTGGATGCGTTGCTCGACGGCCACGACATCGTGTCGTACGGCTGGCGGTCGGCGCTCGACGCCGGGGTGCCGCTGGCGTTCGGGTCGGACGCTCCCGTCGAAGACCCGAATCCGTTCGTCGCCCTGCACGCGGCGGTCACCCGACAGCGCGTCGACGGCACTCCCGCCGGCGGCTGGCAGCCGCACGAGCGGGTGAGCATGATCGAGGCGCTGGCCGCCCACTCGCGCGGGGCCGCCTACGCAGCCGGTTGGGACGACGTGGGCACGCTCACCCCCGGCATGCTCGCCGACTTCGTCGCGGTCGACACCGATCTCATGGCGACGCCCGAGCGCGCACACGAAGCGCGGGCGCTGACAACGGTCGTCGGCGGCGAGAGGCGGTTCAGCCGCTGAGCGCAGCGGCCGCGGGGTCGAGTTCGGTGGTGTGCACGCTGCCGTTGTCGATCGCGAGGTGCCAGTCGAGTTGTCGGTGCGTGCGGCCGGCGAGCACCGCGAGGGCGACGCGCAGTGTGTCGCCGTGGGTGACGAGCACGAGGTAGTCGGCGGGCGCCGTCGCCAGTTCGGCCAGCAGCGCGCTCAGCCGGCGGTGCACATCGAGCAGGCTCTCGCCCCCGCCCCAGCGCACCTCCTCGACCGGCACGCCTTCGGGTGCGGGTTGCGCGGTCAGTTCGCGGGCGAGCCGCCCTTCCATCTCCCCCAGGGCCTGCTCCCGCAGCCGCACCTCGGTGCGCACCGGCAGATCGAGCGCGGCGCCGATGATCTGGGCCGTCTCCTGCGCGCGCACGAGGTCGCTGCTGACGATCTGCGCCGACTGCGCGCCGATCGCTGCGCGCAGCGTTCGCGCTGCCGCGAGCGCCTGGGTGCGGCCGAGCTCGGTGAGCGGCGGGTGCGGCGTCTGCCCCTGAATGCGCCCCTGCTCGTTCCACGTCGACCGGCCATGGCGGACGAGGTGGACGGTGGGCATGAGAACGATCGTAGACTCGTACCCCATGTCGGGGCTGCTGGTGACGGGAACGAGCTCGGACGCCGGAAAATCGTTGCTGGTCACCGGGATTCTGCGTGCCTGGGCCCGCCGCGGGGTGCGCGTCGCCCCGTTCAAGGCGCAGAACATGTCGAACAACTCGATGGTCTGTGCCGACGGCAGCGAGATCGGCCGCGCGCAATACCTGCAGGCCGAGGCGGCCGGTGTCGAGGCCACCTCGCTGCACAACCCGGTGCTGCTGAAACCGGGGTCCGACCGGCGCGCCTTCGTGGTGGTGCGCGGCCGCCCGGCCGGCGAGTTGCGGGCGGGCGAGTACGCCACCGGACGCGCCCACCTGCGCGAGGCGGCGTTCGCTGCGTACGAGGAGTTGGCCGCGTCCGTCGACGTAGTGGTGTGCGAGGGAGCCGGGTCACCGGCGGAGATCAACCTGCGCGCGGGCGACTATGTCAACCTCGGTCTGGCACGGCGGTTCGGCCTACCGGCGTTGCTGGTGGCCGACATCGACCGCGGCGGCGCGCTGGCCGCCACCTACGGCACCTGGGCGTTGCTCGACGACGCCGACCGCGCGGTGCTGCGGGCGTGGTGCGTCAACAAGTTCCGTGGTGACCGCTCGGTGCTCGACCCCGGCCTCGACACGATCGTCGAACGCACCGGCATGCCATGTGTCGGCGTGCTGCCCTGGCTCGACGACGTGTGGCTCGACGGTGAAGACGCCCTCTCCATCGGTCGCTGGAAACCCGCTGCAGCACAAGCACATTCGCTCACCGTGGCGGTCGTCCGCCTGCCGCGCACCTCGAACGCGACCGACGTCGACGCGCTGGCCGCCGAACCCGGTGTCGAGGTGCGCGTGACCACCGACCCGTCGTGGTGCCGGGAAGCCGACCTGTTGGTGCTGCCGGGTTCACGGTCGACGGTCAGCGATCTCGCCTGGTTGCGTTCGCGCGGGCTCGACGCGGTGGTCGACGAGCGGGTGCGCGAGGGTCGTCCGGTGCTCGGCATCTGCGGTGGCTACGAGATGTTGCTGGAGTCGATCGACGACTCGCTGGAAAGCGGCGACGGCGTCACTCCCGGCCTCGGGCATCTGCCTGGTGTGGTGCACTTCGCAGCCGACAAGGTGCTCGCCCGGCCGCACTCCTCCTGGCAGGGAAATGCGGTGTCCGGCTACGAGATTCACCACGGCATCGTCGAGGGCGTTGTCGACGAGGTGGTCGGCGATGACGGGTCGTTCCCGGGCGGCAGCGTGCGCGGCCCGGTGTGGGGCACGATCTGGCACGGCACCCTGGAGAACGACGCCTTCCGCCGGGCCTGGCTCACCGTGGTTGCGCAGCAGGCGGGCTCCACCTGGAGCCCGCAGCCCGGCCCGGGGTTCGCCGACCGCCGGACGGCGATGATCGACACGCTCGCCGACGCCGTGGAGCAACACCTCGATCTCGACCGACTGCTCGACCTCGCCCGACGGGAATCTCATGACCACTGACCCGATTCCGTTGCAGGTCAAGATCATCGGCATCGGTGCGGGCTCGCCCGGCCACGTCACCGCCGACGCCGCCGACGCCCTGCGCAGCGTCGACGTGTTCGTCGTGGCCGACAAGGGCGCCGCCACCGACGAGTTGCTGCAGGTGCGCCGCGCGATCCTCGACCGCTTCGTGCCCGACGGCGGCTACCGGTTCGTCGCGGTGCCCGACCCGAAGCGCGGCCCCGACGCCGGCCGTGATCGCGACGAGTACGGCGCCGCGGTGCGCGACTGGCACGCCGCGCGCGCCGACGCGTACGCCGCCGTGCTGGGCGAGTTGCCCGAGGGCACCGTGGTCGGTTTCCTGGTGTGGGGCGACCCGGCATTCTACGACAGCACGATCCGCGTGGTCGACGCCGTCGCCACCCGAATGCCGTTGCAGGTCAGCGTTTTTGCCGGAATCAGCGCCATCCAGGAGCTGGCCGCCGCGCACCACATCGTGCTGCACGAGATCGGCGAGCCGGTGCACATCACCACCGGACGCCGCCTGGCGGGCGAGTGGTCGCCCGACCTCGGCACCGTCGTGGTGATGCTCGACGGCGCGCTCGCCTGCCGCGACCTGGTCGAGCGGGCACCCGACCTGCAGATCCACTGGGGCGCCTACCTGGGAATGCCGCAACAGGAGCTGCGCTCGGGCCGGTTGGCCGACGTCATCGACGAGTTGGTAGCCACTCGCGCCCGGCTGCGCGAGCAGCACGGCTGGATCATGGACGTCTACGCGTTGCGCTGAGCCGTTCGCGCGCTGGTTCGCACCGTCGTCCGCCGCGCGGCCATGCCCTGCAGCACCATCCCCGCCGCGAGGCAGGCACCCACCCCTTCGCCGGCGCGCAACCGCAGTTGCAGCAACGGTTCGAGGCCGAGCCGCCGCAGCACGAGTCCGTGCGCCTTCTCCCGGCTGCGCTGTCCCGCAATGAGATACGCCTGCACCGAGGGTTCGATGCCGACAGCCGCGAGCGCGGCCACGCTGGTGGCGAGACCGTCGAGCACAACCGGTCGTCCGGCGCCGGCTGCGCCGAGCACCACCCCGGTCAGCACCGCGAACTCCGGTCCGCCGACCGCGGCGAGCATCCGGTGCACGTCGTCCGTGTCGCCCAGGCGGTCGATCGCCGCGGCCACCACTTCCGTCTTGCGGGCCACGATGTCGGCGTCGGCGCCCGATCCGAGCCCCACCACGTCGGCCGCGGCAGCGCCGGTGAGCGCGCAGGTGAGCGCGGCGGCCACCGTCGTGTTGCCGACCCCCACCTCGCCGAGGGCGACGAGTCCGGGGAGACCGGCGCCGAGCCGGCGTCCGGCGTCCATCAATCGGCGGACGTCGGCGGCCGACATAGCGTCGGTCGTCACCAGGTCGCCACGCGGGTCGTGCGGCCGCACGTCGACAGCGCCCTCGACGTGTGCCTCACCCACCCCGGCGTCGACCACCACGACGTCGAGCCCGGCGGCGCGGGCATGAGCGGCGCCCAGCGAACCTCCCCCGACCGCACTGGTGAGCACGTCGCGGGTCACCGACCGGTCGTAGGCACTGACGGCGTGGGCGGTCACCGGGTGATCGGCGCCGACGAGCACGAGCGTGCCCGTGTCGAGGTCGGGTCCGGCCGCGGCACGCACGAGGTTGAGCGCGCGATCGAGTGCGCCGAGGGCTTCGGGCGGGCTGAGCAGCCGGTCGGTGTCGTCGGTGCCGTCGACCCGGCGCCCCGGCGCGGGCCCGCGCAGATGCGAGGTCGGTGGCGCCGGCGGGGCTGAATCGTGGGGCCAGCGCTCCTGCAACACCACGTCGTCGAGCGGGGCCTTGCGCGACCACGCCGCGCGTTCGAGCCCGGGCGCGGGCGGACGCTCGTCGGGCCAGCCCACACACAGCCAGCCGAGGGTCACCACGCCGTCGGGCAGGTGCAGCAGGTCGGCGAGTTCGGCCTGGTCGAACAGCGTCACCCAGCCCACGCCGAGGCCGAGCGCGCGGGCGGTGAGCCAGAGGTTCTGCACCGCGCAGGCGCACGACCACAGGTCGGCGTCGGGGAAGGTGGCGCGCCCGAGCACCCCGGCCGCGGGGGTACGCCGGTCGCAGGTGACGACGACCCCCACGGGTGCCTCGCGCAGCCCTTCGAGTTTGAGGTCGAGCAGCCGCGCGGCCCGCTCAGAGGTCAGCTCGGACGCCTGCTCGAGCCGGGCCCGGTCGGCGAGATGCGCAGCGCGGTCACGGGTGGTCTGCGAGCGCACCACGATGAAGCGCCAAGGCTGCGAGTGGCCCACCGACGGCGCGCTGTGCGCGGCCTCGAGCACCTGCCGCAGCAGTTCGTCAGGCACCGGATCGGGTCGAAACCGTCGGATGTCGCGCCGTCCGCCGACCACTGCGGCGAGTGCGTCGACCACCTCGGGCGGCATCGCCCAGCCGGCGGGGTCGTCGCGGCGCTGCTGCGCCGAGGTCGGGTCGCCGACCAGCGGCACCGGGCGCTGCGGCGCTGACTGCTCGCTCATTCCTCGAGGTCGCCTTCGACCTCGAGGTAGACCTGCTGCAGTTGCGCCATGAGCTCGGGGTCGGGCTCCTGCCACAGCCCGCGATCGGCGGCCTCGGCGAGCTTCTCCACGATCGACTGCAACGCCCACGGGTTGGCATGCCGCATGAAGGCCTGGTTGGTGTCGTCGAGCACGTACTCGGTGGCCACCGACTCGTACATCCAGTCGGACACGACCGAGGCCGTGGCGTCGAATCCGAACAGGTAGTCGACGGTCGCGGCGAGCTCAAAGGCACCCTTGTAACCGTGCCGCTGCATCGCCTTGATCCAACGCGGGTTGACCACCCGCGACCGGAACACCCGGTTGGTCTCCTCCTGCAGCGTGCGGGTGCGCACGTTGTCGGGTGAGGTCGAATCGCCCACGTACGCCTCGGGATCGGCGCCGGTGAGCGCGCGGACGGTGGCGACCATGCCGCCGTGGTACTGGAAGTAGTCGTCGGAATCGAGGATGTCCGACTCACGGTTGTCGACGTTCTTGGCCGCAACCCGGATGCGCCGGTAGTTACGCTCCATGTCGCCGCGGGCCGGTGCACCGTCGAGTCCGCGTCCGTAGGCGTAACCGCCCCAGGTGGCATAGACCTCGGCGAGGTCCTTGTCGTCGCGCCAAGTGCCCGACTCCACCACCTGCAGGATGCCCGCCCCATAGGAGCCCGGCTTCGAGCCGAATATCCTTGTGCGAGAACGACGTTCGTCGCCGTGCTCGGCGAGATCGGCGGCCGCGTGCTTGCGCACGAAGTTCTGGTCGTGGGGTTCGTCGAGCCCGGCCACCAGCGCCACCGCGTCGTCGAGCATCGAGATCACGTGCGGGAAGGCGTCGCGGAAGAAGCCGGAGATGCGCACGGTGACGTCGATGCGCGGGCGGCCGAGTTCCTGCGGCGGCAGTGCCTCCAGGCCCACGACCCGGCGCGACTGCTCGTCCCACACCGGCACGACGCCGAGCAGCGCGAGCACCTCGCCGATGTCGTCGCCGCTGGTGCGCATCGCGGAGGTGCCCCACACCGACAGGCCCACCGATTCGGGCACCTCGCCGTGTTCGTCCCGGTAGCGCCGCACGAGCGACTCGGCCATCGCCGACCCGGTCTGGTAGGCCAGCCGCGACGGGATCGCCTTCGGGTCGACCGAGTAGAAGTTGCGGCCGGTGGGCAGCACGTTCACCAGTCCGCGCAGCGGCGAACCCGACGGGCCCGCCGGCACGTATCCGCCGTCGAGGGCGTGCAACACCATCGGGATCTCGCGCGTCGTCTGCTGCAGCCGGGGCACGACCTCCTCGCACCCGAACCGTAGGGACGCCGTCGCCGCCGGGTTCGGCTCACTGGTCACCTCGGCGACGATCCGCTCGACGTCCGCGGCGTTCCAGCCGGCCGCGGCGACCCGGGTGACGAGCGTGCGGGCCAGCTCTTCGACGCGGTCGGTCTGTTGCGACGTCGCGTCGTCGGTGAGCCCGAGCGCGTGCCGAAGACCGGGGATGCCGTCGCCGCGTCCGCCGAAGACCTGGCCGGCGCGCAGGATCGCGAGCACCAGGTTGATCAGTTCGTCGCCTTCGGGCGCCTGTCCGAGC
This genomic stretch from Calidifontibacter indicus harbors:
- a CDS encoding cobyric acid synthase; translated protein: MSGLLVTGTSSDAGKSLLVTGILRAWARRGVRVAPFKAQNMSNNSMVCADGSEIGRAQYLQAEAAGVEATSLHNPVLLKPGSDRRAFVVVRGRPAGELRAGEYATGRAHLREAAFAAYEELAASVDVVVCEGAGSPAEINLRAGDYVNLGLARRFGLPALLVADIDRGGALAATYGTWALLDDADRAVLRAWCVNKFRGDRSVLDPGLDTIVERTGMPCVGVLPWLDDVWLDGEDALSIGRWKPAAAQAHSLTVAVVRLPRTSNATDVDALAAEPGVEVRVTTDPSWCREADLLVLPGSRSTVSDLAWLRSRGLDAVVDERVREGRPVLGICGGYEMLLESIDDSLESGDGVTPGLGHLPGVVHFAADKVLARPHSSWQGNAVSGYEIHHGIVEGVVDEVVGDDGSFPGGSVRGPVWGTIWHGTLENDAFRRAWLTVVAQQAGSTWSPQPGPGFADRRTAMIDTLADAVEQHLDLDRLLDLARRESHDH
- the bluB gene encoding 5,6-dimethylbenzimidazole synthase; its protein translation is MSEQSAPQRPVPLVGDPTSAQQRRDDPAGWAMPPEVVDALAAVVGGRRDIRRFRPDPVPDELLRQVLEAAHSAPSVGHSQPWRFIVVRSQTTRDRAAHLADRARLEQASELTSERAARLLDLKLEGLREAPVGVVVTCDRRTPAAGVLGRATFPDADLWSCACAVQNLWLTARALGLGVGWVTLFDQAELADLLHLPDGVVTLGWLCVGWPDERPPAPGLERAAWSRKAPLDDVVLQERWPHDSAPPAPPTSHLRGPAPGRRVDGTDDTDRLLSPPEALGALDRALNLVRAAAGPDLDTGTLVLVGADHPVTAHAVSAYDRSVTRDVLTSAVGGGSLGAAHARAAGLDVVVVDAGVGEAHVEGAVDVRPHDPRGDLVTTDAMSAADVRRLMDAGRRLGAGLPGLVALGEVGVGNTTVAAALTCALTGAAAADVVGLGSGADADIVARKTEVVAAAIDRLGDTDDVHRMLAAVGGPEFAVLTGVVLGAAGAGRPVVLDGLATSVAALAAVGIEPSVQAYLIAGQRSREKAHGLVLRRLGLEPLLQLRLRAGEGVGACLAAGMVLQGMAARRTTVRTSARTAQRNA
- a CDS encoding histidine phosphatase family protein, producing MPTVHLVRHGRSTWNEQGRIQGQTPHPPLTELGRTQALAAARTLRAAIGAQSAQIVSSDLVRAQETAQIIGAALDLPVRTEVRLREQALGEMEGRLARELTAQPAPEGVPVEEVRWGGGESLLDVHRRLSALLAELATAPADYLVLVTHGDTLRVALAVLAGRTHRQLDWHLAIDNGSVHTTELDPAAAALSG
- the cobF gene encoding precorrin-6A synthase (deacetylating), translated to MTTDPIPLQVKIIGIGAGSPGHVTADAADALRSVDVFVVADKGAATDELLQVRRAILDRFVPDGGYRFVAVPDPKRGPDAGRDRDEYGAAVRDWHAARADAYAAVLGELPEGTVVGFLVWGDPAFYDSTIRVVDAVATRMPLQVSVFAGISAIQELAAAHHIVLHEIGEPVHITTGRRLAGEWSPDLGTVVVMLDGALACRDLVERAPDLQIHWGAYLGMPQQELRSGRLADVIDELVATRARLREQHGWIMDVYALR
- a CDS encoding amidohydrolase, with amino-acid sequence MSTLWRGEKIWTGTEFVTGVLLEAGRVVASGDAESLAAQTVSQIETLPGALVVPGLHDAHIHAASLARVRTEVDVRGCADEFEAAERVARFLAANPGTGLVWGGAWDANQWGGRQPHRRTLDVVTGPRPVVLASADYHSLWANSAALRLVGYGPETTDPAGGRLERDADGELTGVLRETACTAFDDLPIDDADALPGLIAQTIDDLLAVGLTGITEIDHEDAHVALRALHEQGALKMRVSKAIRHEDLPLAMQQGRRTGEGDDWIRVGPLKLFADGALGSHTCHMTEAFAGEDGHDGGHGVPTLTQEQLKVYTELAVRAGIAVATHAIGDRAATEVLDAYEHVLGATGSDLRLRIEHAQHLRRADLARMARLGVVASMQPVHCTTDFQLVDALLDGHDIVSYGWRSALDAGVPLAFGSDAPVEDPNPFVALHAAVTRQRVDGTPAGGWQPHERVSMIEALAAHSRGAAYAAGWDDVGTLTPGMLADFVAVDTDLMATPERAHEARALTTVVGGERRFSR